In Listeria swaminathanii, a single window of DNA contains:
- the mraY gene encoding phospho-N-acetylmuramoyl-pentapeptide-transferase has translation MSLYMLVSTFAVAFIITVIGVPLFIPFLVKLKFGQSIRDEGPKMHEKKSGTPTMGAVVFIIAMLISFLAFSFISGEVSAATWLLFIALALFGALGFLDDYIKVVQKRNLGLTSKQKFLGQVAISILFYLVYHFNGFAETLNIPFTNIEVDLGWFFVIFILFWLVGFSNAVNLTDGLDGLVSGLSVIAFSAFGIIAFYQEQMDVAIFCFAIVGGMLGFLLFNKNPAKIFMGDTGSLALGGSIAAISILVHQEWLLLLIGIIFVIETASVILQVFYFKATGGKRIFRMTPIHHHFELGGWSEWRVVLTFWGIGLIGAIISVCVVIF, from the coding sequence GTGTCTTTATACATGTTAGTATCAACATTTGCAGTGGCTTTTATCATTACGGTGATAGGTGTCCCACTATTTATACCATTCTTGGTGAAATTAAAATTCGGCCAAAGTATTAGAGATGAAGGTCCGAAAATGCATGAAAAGAAATCAGGAACACCGACAATGGGTGCTGTTGTATTCATTATCGCTATGCTCATCAGCTTTTTAGCCTTTTCATTCATCAGTGGTGAAGTTAGTGCGGCTACTTGGCTGCTATTCATTGCGCTGGCATTATTTGGCGCATTAGGTTTTCTGGACGACTACATCAAAGTAGTTCAAAAACGTAATCTAGGTCTTACTTCGAAGCAGAAGTTTTTAGGTCAAGTAGCGATTTCGATTTTATTCTATCTTGTGTATCATTTTAACGGCTTTGCGGAAACACTTAATATTCCATTCACGAATATAGAAGTGGATCTTGGCTGGTTCTTTGTTATCTTTATCTTGTTCTGGTTGGTTGGTTTCTCCAATGCAGTTAATTTGACGGATGGTTTAGACGGACTTGTTTCTGGTCTTTCTGTCATTGCTTTTTCTGCTTTTGGTATCATTGCTTTCTACCAAGAACAAATGGATGTCGCGATTTTCTGTTTTGCGATTGTAGGCGGTATGCTTGGATTTCTACTATTTAATAAAAATCCAGCGAAAATCTTCATGGGTGATACCGGTTCGCTTGCACTAGGCGGAAGTATCGCAGCAATTTCTATTTTAGTACATCAAGAATGGCTGTTACTTTTAATCGGAATTATTTTCGTTATTGAAACAGCATCTGTTATTTTGCAAGTGTTTTACTTTAAGGCAACTGGAGGGAAACGAATCTTCCGTATGACACCAATTCATCATCACTTTGAACTTGGCGGCTGGTCCGAATGGCGTGTTGTTTTAACGTTCTGGGGAATCGGATTAATCGGAGCAATTATTTCTGTCTGTGTAGTCATCTTTTAA
- a CDS encoding UDP-N-acetylmuramoyl-L-alanyl-D-glutamate--2,6-diaminopimelate ligase: MKLNELMQAIPVYTGEASETIEISQIAQDSRKVQPGTLFICIDGELVDGHQFAARAVELGAVAIIAEKPVDVAIPVLYVRDSKRAMAMLADYFYGSPTQALKLVGITGTNGKTTVSHLVEQIVRENGEQTGLIGTMYRKIGDQILETKNTTPDSLTLQETFRDMLLSGVSTAVMEVSSHALVQGRVYGSDYDVAVFMNLSQDHLDYHHTMEEYANAKSLLFAQLGNSYHTSNPKIAVLNADDAESVRMQTATAAHVITFGIKEQADFKASNIKITSYGSSFDLETPVGNFGLKIKMIGNFSVYNVLAAIATSFALHIPIEKAIATVETIPGVKGRFELVHAGQDFPVIVDYAHTPDGLLNVLQTIDEFAEKRVFVVVGCGGDRDKGKRPQMAKIAVDYATNPIFTSDNPRSENPHAIIEDMIQGVPESDSYVVYENRRDAIRFAVNEAEIGDVILIAGKGHEDYQLIGDEVIDFDDRVEARIAIEKKLGLA; encoded by the coding sequence ATGAAGTTAAATGAACTAATGCAAGCTATCCCGGTGTATACTGGCGAGGCGAGTGAAACAATTGAAATTAGCCAAATCGCCCAAGATAGTAGAAAAGTACAACCTGGGACATTGTTTATTTGTATAGACGGGGAATTGGTGGATGGACATCAGTTCGCGGCACGCGCTGTGGAACTAGGTGCGGTAGCGATTATCGCAGAAAAACCAGTAGACGTTGCGATTCCTGTGTTATATGTTAGAGATTCCAAACGCGCCATGGCAATGTTAGCTGATTATTTTTATGGTTCACCAACCCAAGCATTAAAATTAGTTGGAATTACTGGAACCAACGGAAAAACAACCGTAAGCCATTTAGTAGAACAAATCGTTCGTGAAAATGGTGAGCAAACAGGTCTTATCGGTACAATGTATCGCAAAATTGGCGACCAAATTTTAGAAACGAAAAACACCACACCGGACAGCCTGACTTTGCAAGAAACATTTCGAGATATGCTACTTAGCGGAGTGAGCACTGCTGTGATGGAAGTTTCCTCACATGCACTCGTTCAAGGTCGCGTCTACGGCTCCGACTACGATGTCGCTGTCTTTATGAACTTATCTCAAGATCATCTAGATTATCACCATACAATGGAAGAATATGCAAATGCTAAAAGTTTGCTGTTTGCGCAACTAGGTAATAGCTACCATACAAGTAATCCGAAAATTGCTGTACTTAATGCTGATGACGCGGAAAGTGTACGAATGCAAACCGCGACAGCCGCACACGTCATCACTTTCGGAATAAAAGAACAAGCTGATTTTAAAGCAAGCAATATTAAAATTACAAGCTATGGTTCCTCGTTTGATTTAGAAACCCCAGTTGGTAATTTTGGATTGAAAATAAAAATGATTGGTAACTTCAGTGTTTATAATGTGTTAGCTGCAATTGCAACTAGTTTCGCATTACATATTCCAATCGAAAAAGCGATTGCGACCGTGGAAACTATACCAGGTGTCAAAGGCCGTTTCGAACTCGTACATGCAGGGCAAGATTTCCCTGTTATCGTCGATTATGCCCACACACCAGACGGCTTGCTAAATGTTTTACAAACAATTGATGAATTTGCGGAAAAACGCGTTTTTGTCGTGGTTGGTTGCGGCGGTGACCGTGATAAAGGAAAACGTCCACAAATGGCGAAAATTGCTGTCGATTACGCAACAAATCCGATTTTTACATCCGATAATCCGCGCAGTGAAAACCCGCATGCGATTATTGAAGATATGATTCAAGGTGTTCCAGAAAGCGATTCTTATGTTGTCTATGAGAACCGCCGAGACGCCATTCGTTTTGCAGTAAACGAGGCCGAAATAGGGGATGTTATTCTGATTGCTGGAAAAGGTCACGAAGATTATCAATTGATTGGTGACGAGGTTATTGATTTCGATGATCGCGTCGAAGCTCGAATAGCTATTGAAAAAAAACTCGGACTCGCATAA